The Amycolatopsis sp. QT-25 genomic sequence ACGTACAAGGTCAACTTCATCTTCTCCGGCCCTTCGGACCGCTCCGCCTCCCCCGTCCACTGACGATTCGTCCCGTTGTCCGAAACACTGTCGAACCGGACGGTGAAACCACGGGTCCGAAGGGCGTTTTCGATATCGGCGATCCGCGCGTCCTCCGGGATCACCTCGTCGAAATACAGATGCTGATGTGGTTTCAGCTGGCGACGAGCGAACGCGTCATCGAGGATCAAATGAACCCGTGAACCGATCCAGCTGACCTCTTCGTGGCCGTCGCAGTCGGCCTTGCGCCCGGCACCGTCGAACACCCTGCTTCTCATCCCCGAGAGCAGGCAGTCCGGGATCTTCACCTCGACCCGGCCGTCCAGGCTCGGTTGCTGATACAACTCGCCGGGCTGCTCGATCGACAGGAACATCTTCTCGGTGACGAACTCGAGTTCCCCTTCACGCCCCTCCGGTCGCCGCCGCCGCCTCATCGGGATGTTCCGCCATTCGATGCTGCGGCCGACCGGGTTGTAGGTGATCGGCACCGATTCCCGTCCGCTTTCCGGGAGACTGAGCGTGAGCGCGTGCAGCGAGGTGATCGACGGCCAATCGAGAGCGATCCGATCGATGACCGGCCTTGGCGGCTCCCGATCGTTCTTCCACGGCAGGACCACCCTGACCTGGAGCACGAGCAGGAGAAACGACTCGAAGTTCGGCTGCTGGCTCAGTTTCGCGAAATCCACGCCGCCCTCACCGCTCATCGGCAGGCCCCGGAAGTCGCTGATCGTGTCCGGATCGATCAGTTCGATCTGGACGTCGATCGGGATCAGATCGAGCCGGCCCGGCGCGTAGTCGTGCCTGATCGTGCAGGCATGCCGGTCACTGCTCAGCTCGTCCACCTCACCCGGGCCGTCTTTCCCGGCCACCGGCACGCGGATCGGGAGCGAACCGTAGGTGTCGTCGAGACCCAGTCGCTCCCCCAGGTCGGTCTGCTGATGCCGGGCGAAGACCACGTGCCCGATCAACGCGCTGACCGCCTCGCCGGAGGGCTGCCGGAGAAGAGCGGCCGCGACGTCCTCGCAGGCCTCACGCGTGAAGTGATCGGCACCGTCGTAGGGCACGACGATTTCGATCTCCCCGTCGGGAGCCTGGCTGTACCCCGTCGACGAATTCCGGGAGATCTCCTGTTTGCAGTAGTACCTCTCGGTCACCCTGACGGTCTCGGGATGGGCGCGGGCGAAGACCTCCGTCCCGGGCCCCGGCCCCGCCCGCCGCGGATCGAACTTGCTGACCACCTTGCGCACGATCTGGAAGCTGTCGCGGGGAGCCGGCATCGAGAACCCTTTCGGCGCGGTCTGCGCGTAACGCCTTCGCCCGGACGGACGCGCCCGGACGCGGGCGAAGTCCATCGTTTGGCGGTGGCGGAACGATGACGGCCCCACTGTGTGACAGAACGCGCCGGGTGACCCCGTACTAGTACGGGATCTCGTCAGAAAGTTCGCCGAATCGCCGCAGCCGGTCCACGTCGGTGATCAGGACACGGCGATAGTGCCGGTCGAGGGCACCACCTTCCTCCAGTTGACGGAAGGCCTTCTCCACCGAGCTCAGCCCGGTTCCCGCCAAGGAGGCGATGTCCCGCTGGGACAACGGAATCGCGAGCCCTTGACCGGCGGCCGGGGTTTCACCCCATCTCCCCGTGACCTCGAGCAGCGTCCTGGCGATCCGGATCGGGGCCGGGTAGGCGATCAGGTCGACACCCCGGCGGTCGGAACCGCGCAAACGTCCGCTCAGCACCTTCGCCAGGGCAAGGGAAGTCTCCGGGCTGCGTTCGAGGAACTCCACCAGATCCCTGCTGTGGATCACTTTCGCCTGGACCGGGACGCACGCGATCACATGCGCCGACCGCGGTCGGCGTTCGAGCGCCGCCATTTCCCCGATCAGGTCGCCCGGGCCACGGACGGCTATCACCACGTCCTTGCCGCGCTCGGTGCCGACGACGATCTTGACCAGACCGGCGAGGACGAGAACGGTGTACCGCGCCGATTCGCCCTGGCGGACGATGCGCTGATGGGCCGGGTAGGTGATCGGTGTACCGAGACCGAGCAGTGTTTCCTTGCTCCGGCGACCGAGCACGCCCAGCAGGGAGCGCGGTGGCCATTCCTCGACGTTCACCGGCTGCACTTTGCCGGGTGCCTTCCCACCGAACCCCGTGCTGGCACGGGATTCGCCCGGTTCACCGCCGCCGGGCGTACTCGCCTCAAGCCGGCAGGACGGCGGCCGCCCGCAGCGCGGGAAGATCCACGATCGTCATGCGCCGGTAGCCGGTGTCGAGGATTTCCCGCCGCCGCAGCTCGGTGAGCGACTTGTGCACCGTCGGTTCGGCGGCGCCGATCAACGCGGCGAGTTCGGGCTGGGTGAGCGGGAACCCGATCTCCCACCCCCGCGCGGTGTGGGTGCCGTGGGTCGCGACGAGGGCGACGAGGACCCGTGCCAGGCGTACCGCGACGTCGTAACCGCTGAAGTCGACCCGCCGTTCCGTCGACCATCTCAGCTTGGCGGCCATCAGCCTGCTGACCGCGACCGCCGCGTCCGGATGCTCCGCGAGGAACCGGTGGAACTCGGCGCGCGGCGCCACCCGGGCGCGCAGCCGCCCGACCGCCGTCACGGTGGCCGAACGCGGTTCACCGTCGAATCCGGCCAGTTCGCCGATCAGGTCACCGGCCCCCCGGATCGCCAGCAGCGCCCGGCCACCGTCGGCGGTGGTCGCGGTCACCTTGGCACACCCCTCCAGCAGGAGCACGACGAACGTCGTCGATTCCCCTTCGCGCACCAGCACGTCCCCGGACCGGAATAAGCGTCCCGTGCCGATCCGCAGAAGGCCCGCGGCGGTCCCGGGATTCACCGCGGCGCACAGCCCTCGGTCCGGCGGGAGCGGAGCGCGGACGGTCATCGCTGATCCCGGCCCTTCCCGAACATCCGATTTCACGCCAGTAAGCTCGCAGGAAATGACGTAGGCGTTACGGTCCACCCCGTTCGGCCCAATCAGCAAGGGCGGGACAGCAGTTTTCCGTGTTTTCGTTCTGCTTCG encodes the following:
- a CDS encoding Crp/Fnr family transcriptional regulator is translated as MTVRAPLPPDRGLCAAVNPGTAAGLLRIGTGRLFRSGDVLVREGESTTFVVLLLEGCAKVTATTADGGRALLAIRGAGDLIGELAGFDGEPRSATVTAVGRLRARVAPRAEFHRFLAEHPDAAVAVSRLMAAKLRWSTERRVDFSGYDVAVRLARVLVALVATHGTHTARGWEIGFPLTQPELAALIGAAEPTVHKSLTELRRREILDTGYRRMTIVDLPALRAAAVLPA
- a CDS encoding Crp/Fnr family transcriptional regulator, coding for MNVEEWPPRSLLGVLGRRSKETLLGLGTPITYPAHQRIVRQGESARYTVLVLAGLVKIVVGTERGKDVVIAVRGPGDLIGEMAALERRPRSAHVIACVPVQAKVIHSRDLVEFLERSPETSLALAKVLSGRLRGSDRRGVDLIAYPAPIRIARTLLEVTGRWGETPAAGQGLAIPLSQRDIASLAGTGLSSVEKAFRQLEEGGALDRHYRRVLITDVDRLRRFGELSDEIPY